In the Trichoderma atroviride chromosome 4, complete sequence genome, cgtccatcttcttcgtcagcTTGGCGATTTCCTGCTCGCGCTTCTCAAACTCCCGAATGACGTTGGGATTGGCTGCATGGATGAGCTCGAGGTTTGCCTGCTCAGCAGATATATCCATCTCAATCTCCGCAGCCAGTTTGTTTTCGGCCAACGAGGTATATGTATCCTTCTTGTCAGGATTCTCGCTGATAAGTTCTCGAACCTTGTCAGATAGCCCGCGACCCAGTTCTCGGGCCAGAGTAGCTTCATCGGTGGCTTGCTGCACTACAAGCTTTTCTTGTTCAAGCTTCTCCATAATATCAGAGTTGCGAGCTTTGAGGCCCTCAATATCTGACTTGGCTTCAATAAGTCGTATCTTGGCTTCGATAAGATCGGTATGAGCTTTTCCGATTTGACTGAGAGCCTCCTGGTGGCGTAGAACAAGCTTGGCTCTTTCCACCACTGCTTTATCCCATTCAAATCCGAGCTCCACGATTCTTTCCCGGGCCTCGCGCATGGCCTGCTCATTCGCTTCTTTGTGTCTTTCCTCAGATTCTAACTCAGTTAGTTGAACGATCATAGCTAGTTATAATTGCTTAGGAAAACACTAACCTATCTTTTGGGGGATCATCTGCCATTTGGAAAATTCCCTTTGCAGAGCATTCTTCTCTGTCCTCAGTTGTTCCTTCAATTGTGTTAGCAAAGCGATACCGGCATCCAAAATTGTAAAGTCTATCTTGTCTTACAATTTTCCCTTGTATCTCGGCCTTTTGTTCTTCAAAGGTTCCATTCTTTAGTCTCAACTCCCTGTATTCTACTTTCATTATTTCTGCTTCTCCGGCAACTTCGGTTTGCCGCCTGTTCAACTCAACCTTCTCTTGTGAGTCTACGGGCTGAGAAGTCCAAAATCTTCCAGGTTGTATCCTCTTGGTAATTGTTGTCATGGCACTGGGGCCGTACTCTTTTCGTCGACGAACCAAGTACTGTTGCTTTCCGGCTGCCCACTGGCTTATTCGACCGTGATTGACAAGCTTTTCATACTCATCATCACTGTGATCTTTCACCGAGACACCTGATTGATGCAACCTCTTGTCAGCACACAGCATGGCAAGCACTGGCTCAGGACCGTCCAAGTAGTTGAGGGCAAAGCCATCGAGGCCCAGTGACTGAGCTTCAGCGAGAGCAACAGGTGGTCTAAAGGAAGCGAGAGGTTGCGAGCAGGTTCTGATGACGACAGATAAACTCATCTCCCGGTAGAGCTGGTCAGTCAATAATCTGTAGTCATGTTTAGTTTGTGCTGTAAAGCAGAGGAAGTCATCAGTCTGCAGCAGAGCTTGAACCTGATCCGAGTAGCGTTCGTCCTTAACCGAGCAGCATAGCATAGGTGGCGCAAAAACCTCTTTTTCGAATTTGCCTTGGTTCTCTTGAACCCAATCCCAGGCCGTAGAAATCTCGGGGAAATTCCTCCGCATAAAGTTTAGCTGCTGGCCCTCTTGAGTATCTAGAGACTCGATATCTGCCTTGAGTTTCCGCAGCtcgtccatcttctttctcccaTCATCTTTAACCCTTTCCAAATCAGAATTTAATCGGCGCTGGTCTGCTTCAACTTCTCGTAGATTGTGCTCCTCGGCTCGCTAGAGAGGAAACCGCTAGTtagtgaagaagatgagcgaAACAGAATGTTCTGAGGGCTTACAATTTTTTGATTCCACTCGCCCGCACTGAAATCTGACGGCCGATTCTTCAAGTCTGCTACAAGAGTAGTGATTCTTGATTTTGATGCTGCTacctctttcctcttctcatcaaATCCTGTGCGCTCAGCACCTATCTTATTGGACCACTCTTTGACATCGTCCACTGCAGTGCTTATTTCTTGGGCTAGGCTTTGGGCTGCCACTTGAGTATCCTTAACCGCCTTTACCCTCGATGGGATGGCGGCCTCGATTTCCTGGGCGTAGACCTGTTTCCGGTTGACTGCCTCCAATGATGGCCCACTTTCCCGCTCAAGAAGTTTCAGTTtattctctgcctcttttctgcGCTCCTTTGCGGCCAAGTGGTTGTTGCGAGCCTCCTGGTATTGGGCAATTACTAATGCACCTTTTAAGTTGCTCACTCGCTCCTGAATTTCTTCTCGCTCACGGATTCTATCCACGTCGGCTTGCAGGCCTTGCTGGCGGGTTTGTAGATTCTTCAGGGTTTCGGTATCCGCGTGCACGGCTTCCGCGATGTCCTTTTTGTCCTTGTGATGTTCTTGGAGCTGTCGATGCCATTTTTGCATTTCCTCGGGGGCAGCAGCGCGCAGAGTTTCATGCAGCAATTCCACCGGCGTGCAGGCAGCAAATTCGACGACTCTGTCCTGAGGAAGAAACTGACACAGATTGTCTACCTGAATCTTGAGCATATGTATCAATGACTGTATCTTCTTATGGGTCGTCTCTTTGCCATTCAACCACCATTTCTGGATATTCTGCTCTCGGCGAATCTGCACTCGAACAACAAAGTTGGTCCGATCTTGAGGCCGTTTGTGCAGCTCGATCTCGATCGTTGCTGTATCCTTTCCATTCTTGACAAACTCTTTAACAGTGCCTGCGCGGCCAAGGTTTTTGGGGCTATATCCAAGCCCTAGACAGATGGCGCAAACCAAGGAACTTTTGCCCGTACCGTTTGGACCGATGACCATGTTGAGATTTGGGCCAGGTAGAAACTCGGCCTTTTCGTACGTCACGAAGTTCTGCACGCTGACCCGGACGATGGCGCCTGGCTGGAAGCTGGTGTGGTCTGCTGCAATGTTTCGGCCGCGTCGTTGTTCATCTCCCTCGGATTCGGTGTCTACTCGCCGTCGTTTCGGGCTGTCGTCTCCAAATGGTGATGTCCGGTCGTCTGCGCCGCtgtcatcttcgtcctcgaccccacgccgtcgacggcgcGAGGTGCTGGAACTCATCTCTTCAGATTGGTGAGTGAAGAGTCAGAGTCAGAGTCAGCGTCAGAGTGGCagctggcggtgctgtgATGTTGTGCATTGAAGGCGTTGGGCGAGGCAGATGGCGGGGACCTGTGCGACGCGGTTAGACGCGTCTGCGAAGCCCCCACCACTTAACGCCAGCTCTTAAGTGTCATGTACGGTATCGATAACGAAGCACAGCACTCGCTCTCTGTGCGATCACCAACTTTCAGAGCGCCAGCTTCATTTCTAGCCAAGTATTGCATTGGGTTACTGCCTACACTATGTACCGATAAATATTACACTGTCAGTTACACATGGTATAGAAAGTAGAACGAGAGAGGTTTTACAGTCAGTAGTGCAGACTAATAGGAAGGAACACTGAGTATGGTGCACTCTCAAACTACTAGTAAGATACGCCAGAAAAAACATCAAAATTGCGACAAACACATTGATGCCAAGACTCTCGACATGTATCTGCATCTCAGCCAAGGTTATCAGCTGCTACAGCAAAAATACATTCGATTGCAtagacaaaaagagaaagtgTTGCGTAatctgggaatcgaacccagggctCCCCGACGTTGCTCGGATGGCAACGGAGAATTTTACCACTAAACCAATTACGCTTGATCAGATATTCAGACTCTGGATATACATTATCATAAGCCTACTGAATCGATTTTGCCCGCTTCAGATGGCGTTGGCAACAGTAAAGTGCTCAATGGAGCCGCTTGGAGCTATACGTGGGACCATCTTTACTGAGATGTTTGACGTCGATTCATTTTGCCCAAGGTTCTATCTTGATGGGCTACACTCTGGGCTTTGCTGTAAAACAAATGCGCCATCTCATTTATTCCTGTTCAATGAAACCGCGACAACATGAGCCAGAGCTAGGTAGAGCCATGTTTGTCTTTTCAAGCACGGCACAGTCTACTCATCAAATGGGCCGAAGTTTGATCACTGCCCGAGACATGCACGAGCTGGAAATGGGATCGAGATAAAGCCGTTCTTTCAAGTTGAGATTTGCCCGACTTGGACATGAAGGGCCGATCGCTGACCACACGttggctacatgtagttgtcGCTCGCTTAGTCATGTCTCAACCTCATCCCTTGCTTGCAAGGCAAATCGCATGCCTTTGTCTTGGTATTCGACGTTGTTATGAGTTTTTGCATCATATTTACCCTGTAGACTTGGAATATCCATCACGTAGCTATACATGAAGAAAACTCCAGATGGTATATGTTTGTATAATTGCTTCCATGAAAGAGTGCTGTCAGAAAGTTTCCCTCCGGCTGTCACTTTCACTTGGATGCTATTGTCACTCGACTGTCCAACGGATATGATTTCTTTTACCCTTCTTCCCGCCTGAAGCTTTTATGACTGATGGCAATTTAGACTCTGTGGAAAACCAAAGATTGCCTATGAATAGGGGTATAGTTTTGTTCCGGCACCGATATCTCGAGGAACGCGTCCACTCGATCCCACATTGCCGCGCTGTAACGCTAATATGTAACGTGCATCTTGTATTCAGcacggctgctgcaaagTGGTAGTCTATATGGCCATGTAGTGCAATTCACAGCCGCCCTCATTATTTGAccacaaaagaaagaaagaaaaatccGAAAAGCGATTCTGAGTAAAGATGTATATTTGCCGTATACTAGCTTAACCTTCTTTACATAGAGAGGGGCGATCTTGACGTATCGCCTCACAGCCAAATTCCAACGCATAGCATCCATATCAGGAATGCATCGCGATACTCGCATGGCACTCTAATCTTGACTCTACTTCCTTGTATAGCTCACAAAACCTAAATCCTAGGTGATATTCAGAGATATCCGATTCCTCTGCTCTGCGCTAGTCCAGCAAGTGACTCGATTTCCACTCTGGACTGAGATGGAATGGCAGCGACTGCGTCAACACCAAATTCCAGCGCCCAGCCTCCCTTGTTTCCCACCATGACTGGCCGCCAGCTGTCCGCCACCTCCATCGAACTGCCAGATCATAGGCCAGTGCGCGCTGTATTCCTTGTTTTTGTACAGCTGGGTTTCATCCACTGCATTCCTGCCCctcgtccttcttttttcatcCGCTCTTTTCTGTGGACTTCGCCTGCCgcgtcttttcttcctcccaCAGCCTCGGGTGCTCTATGCCGGACGCTTCCTTCTTGCGATCCTTTTGTCTGAActctctctccagcatcacattgccctttgcctttgcacGCGTATTCCTTAGGATCTCGTTTGTTGCCAATTCTACTACCGATAATCAGCATCTTGCCTCTTCACAGTTGTATCACAGCCCGCCTCTATTCAGGTTGCTTTCGAGTATTATGTGCTAATCCTACTACACTTCACGGCGATAACAATGGCCGAATATATCTCAAAAACCCGTTCGCCTCTCGTCGAAACCACCAATCGTCCCAACATGCCATACCCAGCCCCGAATTACCAGAGCCACAAGGCACGATCCAATCAGCCCAACAGTGTCCAGTATCCCGGCCAGTATACAAACAACCAGAATACTCGCCGTGATACGCGTGGCCAGGCTGCGGCTTATGATGCCTACAACCCCCCTACTGCTCAGAGattgcagcagccagcagacGCGGCGAAGCGTCTTTCTCAAGCATCGTATGCGTCCacctccagcagccaaagcagGAAGAACTACAAAACCCATATTGGACCATGGCAGCTGGGAAAGACTCTGGGCAAAGGCTCTTCGGCTCGAGTACGGCTGTGTCGCCACAGCATCACGCACCAAATGGCGGCCGTAAAAATCGTCAACCGTCGGATGGCGTACCTTGTTCAAGACAGCAGCCTGGCTGCTCTTAGCAAGTGGGACTCGACTCTTCCTGAAGTTAATGGCGAAATGCGTGTTCCCGTAGCGATTGAGCGCGAGGTTGCCATTCTTAAACTTATTGAACATCCCAACATCATGAAGCTCTATGATATATGGGAGAATCGCTCTGAAATGTTGGTCCTACTTATGTTTTTCTCAGCGTTTAAATGCTCAAAACTGACCGACATTGGAACCCAGTTATCTCATTCTTGAATATATAGATCAAGGCGATCTTTTTACCTTCATCAACTCAAAAGGAAGACTTTCCGAAGAAGTGGCTGTTTATTTCTTCCGGCAGATGATCAGTGCTATTGCTTACTGCCACTCCTTCAACGTGTGCCATCGCGATTTGAAGCCTGAGAATATTTTGATTACCGCCGACCTGCAAATCAAGATTGCCGACTTCGGTATGGCAGCTCTTCACCAGACAGCTTCTCACCGACTGGCAACAGCATGCGGCAGCCCCCATTACGCAGCACCTGAGCTTCTCAAGAACCGGCAATATCGTGGAGATAGGGCCGATATCTGGAGCATGGGCGTGATTTTGTACGCCATGCTGTCCGCGACCCTGCCTTTTGACGATCCCGACTTGCGTGTCATGATGGGCAAAACGAAAAAGGGACAGTATGAGATGCCAAAGTTCCTCAGCCCCGAAGCCGAAGACCTCATCCGCCGTATGCTCCAGGTCAATCCTGACCATCGAATTACCATGAAGCAGATTTGGCAGCATCCATTGATTCAGCGATATAATTACCTCGACGATTTTGGCCAGAACACGGGTCAGCCTCCGGATACTCGGAAGGGATTTCAGTACACTCCGATCCTGCAACATCAGATCGACccccagctgctgcgacaACTACGTTCTCTTTGGCATATGTTTAGTGATGACGACTTGGAGATGAAACTGAGCTGCAAAGAGTAAGTGATGCCTCGTAGCGACATTTCTTTTGACCAGTGATGCTTTCGGCTAACACGAAGAAAACCAGACCAAATGACCAAAAGGCATTTTACTGGCTCCTCCACAACTATCGTGAACAGCAGTTGGAGGATTTCAAGCCAGAACTGTCTCACTCAATGAGCGACTACCATCATCTCAAGCCAAACTCATGGAAAAAGCGCGTCTCGACATGCGAATTCTACCAACCTCGAGCCAATGGCCATGGTAGATCCGTTTCGCGTTTCACAGTCATTTCCACAACAGCAGAAACCGAGAATGGGACCGTCCAGAGCTACGATCCATATAGAGGCAGCCGAATGCTTAAAGCATGTGGCTCGCAAGCTAGCCACGCGAGGATCACTGTCCATCGAGACGGCGAGATGACACAAGCATCACAGGCGGCTAGAAAACGCAGCGCGTCAAATGCTACTCGCCGCCCAAGAGCTAATTCTGTGCGAACATTTGCGGGTCGTCCTCAGTCGTCAAGGGGATCAGTGAGCTCTTTGCATAGCAACAGGCAAGGGACGCCGCAGAGACACGGCCCTGGTTTGCGACACAAACGAGGAGTCGATTTTTCGCATGTTCGCAAGCgatcagcttctgcagcacaTATTCAACGGGGCCCTCAGCGTTCACGAGCAAACTCCATGGCATCAGATGGCATCCCGCGCCGAATTCCTTCAAGGCCTCGGTCTCCAACACCGGAAATGCCCCAGCTGCCCAACGGCACCTATCCAAAGGCCAAAGGTGAACCAGCGTACAAAGACGCCTCGTTCCTTTTTAACGAAGAGCTGCGCCACTTTAGCAACAACATAGCCAAAGACTGCGATGACGCATTTAGAAGTTCACTCATCGAGGACGACTCCATTTCTGAATCATTGACAGAcatggagaagaggcagcGTGATTCCACACCGTTTTCTTTTACAATTGATACTCCGTCGGAAGCAACCGCACCCACAGAATTTTCATGTATGTCCTGGAGCAGTCGCCCCCTGCCACCACTTCCATTGGAGCTTGGCCCCAAGGCAACTAATGCAAACTCCCGACCAGCTTCGAGAGCAGGAGACGGAAACATTATGGCAGACCAGGTCAATTTACTGGCCTTGCCATTACTGCTTCCAAGCCAATCGGACCGTCGGGTCGTCTCAGCCCCGTATGGCCAGGTTGGTCGTCGGACAGGTACTCTGCCATGTATCAATGAGAATCCAGGAGGCAACAATACGGCCGCCGTTGAGAAGACAAGGATCGTATCCGCGCCACCGCATTCACCGTCGAAGAAGGCAAACCGCCCCATCAGTGGCGTCGAATATCTGAACCAGGTTGAGAACTCAATCAGAGTTGTCACTTCCCCTACAGCTCAAAGCCCGGTTAAGATTCCCGAGCCGCTGAACGTGCGAAAGAAGATTACCAACCAAAACTTTGGCGATTCGTTGAATCACCATATAGAGCAGCTAGAAAGCACACTGGGGAACTATGGGCAACATGAGGAAGATACTTTGCAAGCAGGCATCAATAGCccagtgaagaagaagagatccTGGTTCAAACGATCATTCAAGATCGACTCAGAGGAGACTTTGGTAGAGCCCAAGGATGAGAGACAGCGAACCGTATCGTGCGAAACTCGCCAATCGGGTTCCAGCTCTGCGACAGCTGCCTCATCTAAGAAGAGAAACTTTAGCTTTCCATTTTGGAAGAGCAACCGAAATAGAGATTCGAAGACAATGGTTGAAGGTAAAGTTGCTGACTTTCTACTGAATagttttttcccctttgaaaaaaaaaaaaggcagactAACACCGATATTTTCTGATAGATCGCCAAAACCGAGATCAAGAAGTGGCCACTACAAAGACCGAtacgaagaagcaaaaatggCATCGGTCGTCGtcagccagcagccgcaaTATTGAGGTTAAGCAGAATTGGCTTACTAGGCTATTCCGTGTCAAGCCTGCCACAAGCTATATTTGCATGACGCTGTCACGCAAACGTGCGCGACAGGAAGTAGCCATCTTGCTGAGAGAGTGGCGTAAGCGCCGATACGGAATTAAGGGTATACAAGTGGATAAGGAACGCAACATCGTCTTTGCGCGAGTTGCAGCTAAGAACTGTGAGTTGCATGCCCTGTAGCTACTTGACGCCGGAACACACCTAACAAGAGACACAGGTTTGAATCTCAAAGAGGTTGCATTTGCTGCAGAGGTAATGACGGTGATTGAGCATGGTAAGAAACAGCCGCTCAGCATCATTCGCTTTACACAAGAGCGTGGTGCTGCGAGCAGCTTCCACAAAGTGGTGGATACCATGCGAATTGTGTTTACCGACCGCAACCTCGTGGTTAAGGAccgaagcaagcaaaagatgatgatcAAGACTCTGAATTCGTAATGGGCGCACCCCTGCGTTGCCTCTTCTATTGCTTGGACGCTTGAGGTTGATTCGCCGTGTTGAGACACCTAATAACTGTTTGAAGTCAACTGCATATACGGATAACGCGTGGGAAACTTGCTCTCTAACGGGATACTACGGCTATGAAGAACGCATTCGGACGAATTCGACACTGCATTTGTGCGGCAAATTTCATGGCTGTTgaggattttttttctttcttattttttgTCAATGGACACTTTCGAATCGGAGAGCAGCATTATTCTTCTAAAGGTGACTTAATATTGCGAGGGAATCGAGATGAGCAAAAGGCGAGGCAAAATGAACAAGGACAAGTTTAATGCTGTTGGATCAGACaactggaaaaaaaatgtaGAGCTCTTAACTCTTGGCTCCAATTCCTTTGTACAAGACTTTTGTTGTTTGACGATGAAGCCGGAATTGGTTGGACAGAACGGGGGATTGACTGGTTGACTGGTTGCACGGCCAAGTAAGCTGGCGGATCGGTTGCTAATGGGCAGGACAGAGGGGAGGAATACATGGACtgattacatgtattcaAATCAGCTATAATCAGGGGATATGAGAGCATTGCTTCACGTAGCTGAACTGTATTTCATCTGTTAGAGTTAAATATCATGAGGCGATTCAAGGCACGATCGGGTGAAAGTATAAGCGCAGTGCATGTGTCAGACTACAACGACTCAGGACCCCGTAATGATAGTAAGTACACAAATGC is a window encoding:
- a CDS encoding uncharacterized protein (EggNog:ENOG41~BUSCO:EOG092D0RST) translates to MSSSTSRRRRRGVEDEDDSGADDRTSPFGDDSPKRRRVDTESEGDEQRRGRNIAADHTSFQPGAIVRVSVQNFVTYEKAEFLPGPNLNMVIGPNGTGKSSLVCAICLGLGYSPKNLGRAGTVKEFVKNGKDTATIEIELHKRPQDRTNFVVRVQIRREQNIQKWWLNGKETTHKKIQSLIHMLKIQVDNLCQFLPQDRVVEFAACTPVELLHETLRAAAPEEMQKWHRQLQEHHKDKKDIAEAVHADTETLKNLQTRQQGLQADVDRIREREEIQERVSNLKGALVIAQYQEARNNHLAAKERRKEAENKLKLLERESGPSLEAVNRKQVYAQEIEAAIPSRVKAVKDTQVAAQSLAQEISTAVDDVKEWSNKIGAERTGFDEKRKEVAASKSRITTLVADLKNRPSDFSAGEWNQKIRAEEHNLREVEADQRRLNSDLERVKDDGRKKMDELRKLKADIESLDTQEGQQLNFMRRNFPEISTAWDWVQENQGKFEKEVFAPPMLCCSVKDERYSDQVQALLQTDDFLCFTAQTKHDYRLLTDQLYREMSLSVVIRTCSQPLASFRPPVALAEAQSLGLDGFALNYLDGPEPVLAMLCADKRLHQSGVSVKDHSDDEYEKLVNHGRISQWAAGKQQYLVRRRKEYGPSAMTTITKRIQPGRFWTSQPVDSQEKVELNRRQTEVAGEAEIMKVEYRELRLKNGTFEEQKAEIQGKIEQLRTEKNALQREFSKWQMIPQKIESEERHKEANEQAMREARERIVELGFEWDKAVVERAKLVLRHQEALSQIGKAHTDLIEAKIRLIEAKSDIEGLKARNSDIMEKLEQEKLVVQQATDEATLARELGRGLSDKVRELISENPDKKDTYTSLAENKLAAEIEMDISAEQANLELIHAANPNVIREFEKREQEIAKLTKKMDASNGKLATITQQLDDLMGKWEPKLDALVSKVNDAFAYNFEQISCAGEVRVNKTEDFDQWALDIMVKFRENESLQQLNAHRQSGGERAVSTIFFLMALQSMAQSPFRVVDEINQGMDPRNERMVHERMVEIACREHTSQYFLITPKLLTGLRYDPKMRVLCIASGEHMPKDGTKLNFRRCLKIQKRIMAAAA